The Streptomyces nigra genome includes the window GGTCAGGGACCTTTTACCAATGCTTGGCGCGGGCGGTGGCAACCTGGGTGAGCACCTGCTGGAGCACCTGGCTGCCGGGCGGTACCAGCGGGGGCACGTGGGTCCAGGCGTGCCCGACCCACGGGTCGGCCAGGTGGTCGTCCGGCACCGGGGTCAGCCGCAGCAGCGCCCGCCACAGAGGGTCGAGCAGCGGGCCGTAACCCGCGGCGTCCTCACGGTCGGCGACCATCATCAGGTGGACACCGACCGCCGGGCCCTCGTCCGCGAGATAGCGCAGCTGGGTCACGGCCCGGTCGTCGAAGCCGTGCGGGAAGTCGTTGACGATCAGCAGTTGCTGAGAGGTGTCGAAGCCGGGCGGGAGGGCGTCGGGCGCTCCGCCGCGCAGCGCCATCTGCACCAGGTCGACGCGCTCGGTCAGGCGGGCCAGGACGTCCGCGACACCGGCCGCGCCCGCCGCGGGCGGACCCGCGAGCACGCCCGTCTGCACGAGCGGAGCGAGGGCCTGCGCACCCGAACCGGCGGGGTCGATCACATGCACGGTGAACTCGCCGGCCGGATAGACGGCCAGGAGGCGTGCCGCGTGCGCCACGGCCGTGTCCATCGCGAGGCGACGCAGGTCGTGGGCGTCGGTGAAGGAGCCGTCGAGCGAGGCGGCGCGGCCGCTGTCGATCCACAGGCCGCGCTCCAGCGGGAGCCTGATCAGCATGGGGATGCGCAGGTCGGCGCTCTCGGGCAGATGGAGGTCGCCCAGGCGGACGGCCATGGGGATCTCCATCGGGACGCGATAGGCGTGCCAGGCCGGGTTGTCCCAGCGGGCGAACGCGGGCGGCAGCGCGGGCTCGACGACCTCGGACTCGGCGGTGAGCTGGGCCATGTCGCGGTCGAGGGCCGCACGGGCCTGGTTGACCAGCTCGGTGTGCCGGGCCTGCGCGGCCTCGCGGGCCGCGTCGCCCTGCCCGCCGATCCTGCTGCGCGGGTCCGACAGGACCTGGTCGAGTTCCTTCTCCATGCGCGACTCGGCGAAGTCGACCGCGCTGCGGTAGGCCGCGGTGGTGCGGGCCAGGTCCTCGAACATGCCCCAGACCTGGTTGTAGAGCCGCTCCTCCATGGACCAGCCGGTGGCATCGCCGGCGACGGGCTGCGGCGGCCTGCCGGGCTCGGCCGGGGGCGCGGTGGGCGGCGGAGGCGGCGGGGCGGAGGTCTGCCGGCGCGGGTGGCTGTAGTCGATGCCGCCGCCGGAGGTGGGCGCGGACTGCTGGGCGCCGTCACCGGCGCCGCTTCCGCCCTGGTACGGGGGCTGCGGCGCGGGCTGACCGGACGCGCCCGGCGGCTGTGTGCCGTACGGCGACGTCGGCTGTTGCGGCACGGAGTTGGGCGCGCTCGCGGGGCCGCTCTGGTCCGGGCCGAGGGCGGGGGCGGCGGGCTGCCGGGAGCGGTCGCCGTCCGGGCGGGAGGGGGGCGCCGGAACCGAGCGGGCGACTCCCTGGGCGACGGCTTCGTGGATGCCGCCGGCGAGTTGACCGGCCTGGGCGAGGCCCTGGTCGGTGAAGAGGTCGGCGAGGCCGCCCGCGTAGCCCTGGCCGATGGCCCGGACCTTCCAGGCGTCCTGGCGGCGGTAGAGCTCCAGGGCGACGACGGCGGATTCGGAGTCCAGGCCGGCCACGGTGTAGCTGACGAGCTCGGTGCCGTCGAGGCCCGTGACGGCGACGAACGGGGCGGGGACGGCGCCGAAGCGGGTCGGGCCGCCGACGCCGGTCGGCAGGGCGAGCAGCACACTGATCCGGTGCACGGCCTCCGGCATGGCGTCCAGGTCGACCGCGAGACGGTGGTCGGCGGCCGCCTGCCGGGAGACCTCGAGGCCGGGCAGGGTGGGGGTGCCGGGATGCGCCACCCACTCCACGCCGTGGATCCTGCCCTGCTCGTCGCCGAGCGTGGCGGCCGCCACCATCGGCGTGCCGGCCGAGACCCTGATCTCCAGACGGGACTGGGAGAGCGGGTGGTTCTGCCCCCGCACCAGCTCGGCCGTCATGCCTTCGTCCCCCTGTGTCGTCTGTCGTGTCGGGTGCCGCTCGCCGCGCGGACCTACAGGTGCGGCAGGATCGCCGGCATCAGGTCCTGGAAGGTGCGGCCGTTGGCCGGGGTGCCGAGCGCGGTCATCGTCCAGCCCGGGCCCGTGCGGTGCACCTTCGCCATGATCTGGGCCGTGTAGGCGCCGCCGCCCGCGAGCGTGTAGCGGGCCAGCTCCTGGCCGTTGGTCTCGTCGACGAGACGGCAGAAGGCGTTCTGCACCTCCTGGAAGGTCTGTCCCGTGAAGGAGTTCACGGTGAAGACGATCTGGTCGATGTGGACCGGGATACGCGCGAGGTCGACGAGGATGGCCTCGTCGTCGCCGCCCTGGCCGACACCGCCGACGAGGTTGTCACCGGTGTGACGGACCGAGCCGTCGTCGCTCACCAGGTGACGGAAGAAGACGACGTCGACCGGCTGCTTGTCCGCGAAGAGGACCGCGGAGGCGTCGAGGTCGATCTCCCGCGTACGCGAGCCGAACAGGCCGCGCCGGGGAGCCGCCTGCCAGCCGAGACCCATGCGCACCGCGGTCAGGCTGCCCCCGTCGTTCTTCTGCAGACTGATGGCCTGACCCTTGGTCATGTTGACGGTCACGTGCTGATTCCCCTCTCGAACAGTCCCCTGTTGCCCGCGGGCTCCGCGGATGACGAGAACCCTACGCAGGGGCACTGACAGCGACGTACCCCGGTCCCCACTTTGTGTCGGTCTTGCAACACTGCGCGTACGCGCGGGCCTGGTCACAGGCCGAGGGCGTGGGCCGGTCAGGCGAGTCCGGCCTCCTTCATCTGACGCAGTTCCTTCTTCATCTCGGAGACCTCGTCGCGCAGTCGGGCGGCGATCTCGAACTGCAGGTCCGCGGCGGCCGCGCGCATACGCTCCGTCAGTTCCTCGATCTGCTGGGCGAGCTCGGCCGCCGGCTGGTCGGTCGGCACCGTCTCCTTGGCCTTCGCCTTGCCCTTGGCCGGCTTCGCGGCCTGGGCGGCCTTGCTGCCGAGCGACGGCACCGGCGCCTTGGTGCCCCGGCCGTCCTTCTTGGCCCGGTAGCCGCTGCCGAGCAGCTGCTCGGTGTCGACGTCCTCGCGGGCAATCTGCGCGACGATGTCGTTGATCTTCTTGCGCAGCGGCTGGGGGTCGATGCCGCGCTCCTCGTTGTACGCGATCTGCTTCTCGCGGCGCCGGTTGGTCTCGTCGATGGCCTTCTCCATCGCCGGCGTGATCTTGTCCGCGTACATATGGACCTCGCCGGAGACGTTGCGCGCCGCGCGGCCGATGGTCTGGATGAGGGACGTACCCGAACGCAGGAAGCCCTCCTTGTCCGCGTCGAGGATGGCCACCAGGGACACCTCGGGCAGGTCGAGGCCCTCACGCAGGAGGTTGATGCCGACGAGCACGTCGAACTCGCCCGCGCGCAGCTCGCGCAGCAGCTCGACACGGCGCAGGGTGTCGACGTCGCTGTGCAGATAGCGCACCTGGATGCCGAGCTCCAGGAAGTAGTCCGTGAGGTCCTCGGCCATCTTCTTGGTGAGGGTCGTGACCAGGACGCGCTCGTCCTTCTCGACGCGGCCGCGGATCTCGTGGACCAGGTCGTCGATCTGGCCCTCGGTGGGCTTGACGACGACCTGCGGGTCGACGAGGCCGGTCGGGCGGATGATCTGCTCGACTTGGCCGTCGGAGCGGGAGAGCTCGTAGGTGCCGGGGGTCGCCGACAGGTACACGGTCTGCCCGACGCGCTCCTGGAACTCCTCCCACTTCAGCGGGCGGTTGTCGAGGGCCGAGGGCAGACGGAAGCCGTGGTCGACGAGGGTGCGCTTGCGGGAGGCGTCGCCCTCGTACATGGCTCCGATCTGCGGCACGGTGACATGCGACTCGTCGATGACGAGCAGGAAGTCGTCCGGGAAGTAGTCCAGCAGCGTGTTCGGCGGGGAGCCGGGCTCACGGCCGTCGAAGTGCATCGAGTAGTTCTCCACGCCGGAGCACGTGCCGATCTGGCGGAGCATCTCCAGGTCGTACGTGGTGCGCATGCGCAGGCGCTGGGCCTCCAGCAGCTTCCCCTGCTTCTCCAGCTCGGCGAGGCGCTCGCCGAGCTCCTTCTCGATGTCGTTGACGGCCCGCTCCATGCGCTCGGGGCCGGCGACGTAGTGGGAGGCCGGGAAGACGTACAGCTGCTCGTCGTCGCTGATGATCTCGCCGGTGAGCGGGTGCAGCGTGGACAGGGCCTCGATCTCGTCGCCGAACATCTCGATGCGCACGGCGAGCTCCTCGTAGACCGGGAAGATCTCGATGGTGTCGCCGCGGACCCGGAAGGTGCCCCGGGTGAACGCGAGGTCGTTGCGCGTGTACTGGATGTCGACGAAGCGGCGCAGCAGCTGGTCCCGGTCGATCTCCTCGCCGACCCGGAGCGGGACCATGCGGTCCACGTACTCCTGCGGTGTACCGAGGCCGTAGATGCAGGACACCGAGGCGACCACGACGACGTCGCGGCGGGTGAGCAGCGAGTTGGTCGCGGAGTGGCGCAGGCGCTCGACCTCCTCGTTGATCGAGGAGTCCTTCTCGATGTAGGTGTCCGACTGCGGGACGTACGCCTCGGGCTGGTAGTAGTCGTAGTACGAGACGAAGTACTCGACGGCGTTGTTCGGCAGGAGTTCGCGGAACTCGTTCGCCAGCTGGGCGGCCAGCGTCTTGTTCGGCGCCATCACCAGGGTGGGACGCTGGAGCTTCTCGATCATCCACGCGGTGGTCGCGGACTTGCCGGTGCCGGTCGCGCCGAGCAGGACGACGTCCTTCTCCCCGGCCTCGATGCGCCGGGCGAGGTCGGCGATGGCCGCGGGCTGGTCGCCGTTGGGCTGGTAGGGACTGACGACCTCGAAAGGCGCCACCGTGCGTTCGATGCTGGAAACGGGCCGCATGGAATCAACCGTACGACCCCCCACTGACAACGTGGCCTGATCAGTGGTTCTGCGGGGTCCGGGGGGCTCGCTGGACGGTGCGGCGGGCCGTCTGCGCGGGGCGCCGGATCTGGCGCGGGACGACGGCCCGGGCGGGTACGCCGGGCTTCTCCTCGGCGGGGGCCTCCTCGGGCCGGCCCAGGACCGTCTTCGGGCCGAAGATCATGACGGCTCCGGCGAGGAGCAGGAAGGCGAGCGGGCCGACCAGCATCGGCGCGAGCAGGGAGGCCGGTGAGTCGCCGGGCCCGCCGGCGCCGGTGCCGTGCACATGGACGCGGAGCGCGGCCATCCCGGTGTAGTGCATGCCGCTGGCGGCGAGGCCCATGACGAGGCTGGCGCCGACGCTCCAGAGCACTCCCCTGACCTGCCCGGCCGCCCAGAGCGCCGCGGTGGCCGCGAGCATCGCTATGACGACGGAGGCGGCGACGGTCAGCGTGTTGTACTCCAGCCTGCCGTCGAGGCGCAGACCCGCCATGCCGAGGTAGTGCATGGAGGCGATGCCCAGGCCGGTGATGGTGCCGCCGGTGAACAGGGCCGTCCCGCGCGCGCCGCGGCTGCCGACGATGAAGATGCCGATGCCGACCATGACGATGGCGAGGGCGAGGCTGGCGAACGTCATCGGCTTGTCGTAGTGGATCGGGGTCCCGTCGACCGTGAACCCCATCATGGCGATGAAGTGCATGGTCCAGATGCCGGACCCGATGGCCGCCGAGCCGAGGGCGAGCCAGGCGGGGCGCCAGGAGCGCGCGACGAGCATCGATCTGGTGGTGCACCGCAGTCCGAGCGCACCACCGAGGCAGGCCATGAGGTAGGCCACCAGCGGTGTGACGATCCCGTAGCTGAAACCGTCGACCGTCCCCTGCATACGCGGCTGCCCTTCCGCCTGTTTACATCCCGGAATGTTCGAACGTGCGCCCCCTCCCGGGACCGCCCGAGCGGGCCAGGGTTGAGGCAGAGAGTAACCCCCACCGCAAGGGTCGAACGATTCTCCTGCAAAGAAACACGGCCTTGCCCCAGTTGTGCGGCACGAGTGAGCGGGCGGGGCAACTCCGGCTGTTCTGTGGCCGTCCCGTACTCCTTCGTCGTTGACCCTGTGCTGTCAGAGTTGAGCTGACCGTGATCTTCGACACGAGGAGTACGTATGCACGCGCGCGCTGTTGCCGCCACGACGGCCGCACTGCTGGGAACCGCCGCCCTGCTGCTTCCCGCTCCCGCCGCCGGAGCCGGCGTCCGGGCCGAGCGGCCGACGGTCATCGCCCACCGCGGGGCCTCCTCCTATGCGCCCGAGAACACCCTGGCCGCCGTCGACAAGGCCGCCGAGCTGGGTGTCGAGTGGGTCGAGAACGACGTCCAGCGCACCAAGGACGGCGAGCTGGTCGTGATCCACGACGACAACCTGAAGCGCACGACGGACGCCGAGGAGGTCTTCCCCGGCCGCTCCCCCTGGAAGGTGAAGGACTTCACCGCGGCGGAGATCGCCCGGCTGGACGCGGGCAGCTGGTTCGGGCCGGAGTTCGCCGGCGCGCGCGTACCGACGCTCCAGCAGTTCCTGGACCGGACGGAGTCGCACCGCCAGAAGCTGCTGCTGGAGATCAAGAACCCCGCCCTGTACCCGGGCATCGAGCAGCAGACCCTGAAGGTCCTCGGCGACGAGGGCTGGCTCGACGCCTCGCACCTGGCGGGCCGGCTGATCGTGCAGAGCTTCAGCGCCGACAGTGTCCGGGCCGTCCACGACCTGCTGCCGACGGTGAAGACCGGCTTCCTGGGGACGCCGTCCGTGGCGGACCTCTCCCGGTATGCCGCCTTCGCCGACCAGATCAACCCGTCGTACACCACGGTTTCCCCCGGCTATGTCTCCTCCGTCCACGCGTTCGACGGCCCGCACGGGGGGCCGCTGGAGGTGTTCACCTGGACGGTGAACGACGCGGACACGGCCCGGCAGGTCGCCGGGTACGGGGTCGACGGGATCATCACCAACAGTCCGGACGTGGTGCGGGACGCCTTCCCGGCTGCCTGAGCTGCGCTCCGGGGGCGTTGTCAGTGGCGGCCCGTACGGTGAAGCACATGGACAGCCATGGGCAGGACGAGCAGCGGGTGGTGTGGGCCGTCGTCGGCACCGCCATCGGTCCGCTGATGCTGGCCGCCACACCGGACGGCCTGGTCAGCGTCGTGTTCCACGCCACGCCGCAGGTGTGCGGGAAGACGCTGGAGCGGCTCGCGTCGCGGCTGGGCGCCGAGCCGGTCGAGGATCCAGGGTCCGCGCTGCTCGCCGAGCCGATACGTCAGCTGGAGGAGTACTTCGCGGGGAGGCGCCGGGACTTCGAGCTGCCGCTGGACTGGTCCCTGATCTCGGGTTTCAACCGTCAGGTGCTGCGCGAGCTGGCGTCCTCGGTGCCGTTCGGGGCGGTCGTCGGGTACGGCGATCTGGCGGGACGGGTCGGGCAGCCGGGCGCGGCCCAGGCGGTGGGCATGGCGATGGGCGCCAACCCGCTGCCGGTCGTCGTGCCGTGCCACCGGGTCGTGGAGAGCGACGGCGGCATCGGGGGCTTCGGGGGCGGTCTGGAGACCAAGCGGAAGCTGCTGGCGCTGGAGGGAGTCCTGCCGGAGCCGCTGTTCTGACCGGCTCACGGTGACCGATCGGCGTCGTGAGCGGCGGTCCTGCCGGAGGTGAGTCGGGGCCACGGTCCTGCCGGAGGTAGGCGCTGGAGGCGGTCCCGCCGGAGGTGAGCCGTGCGCCGCGGTCCGGCCGGAGGTGAGTCGTGTGAGGCGGTCCGGCCGGAGGTAATCGGTTGGGCCGGCGCATCGGAGGGGGAGACTGCGCCCGTGACGACGACATTTTTCACCCGCCCGTACGCGGCCGGTCCGGTGTGTCGCCTTGCGCCGTCCGGCTGGACGCGCGCCGGCTCCGGGCAGCTGTCATGACGAGCGTGGAGCGGGCGGCCGTGCCGGTGACGCCCCAGGACCTCGCGGCCCTGCGGCGGCGGACGTCGGCCGTGCTGATGGCGACGCAGATCCTCGGCGGCCTCGGCGTGGCCACCGGCATCGCGCTCGCCGCGGTCCTCGCCAAGGAGGTCAGCGGCACCGAGTCGCTGTCGGGGCTCGCGCCCACCGCGACCGTCGCGGGGACGGCGGTGCTGTCGATGCCGCTGGCCGCGCTGATGACCGCGCGCGGGCGTCGTCCCGGGCTCGTCCTGGCGTATCTGATCGGCGCCCTGGGCGCCGGGGTCAGCGTGCTCGCGGCCCGGGCCGGAAGTTTCCCGCTGCTGCTGTTCGGCCTGGCGCTGTTCGGCGCCGCCTCCTCGGCGAACCTCCAGGCCCGCTTCGCGGCCGCAGACCTGGCCGAGCCCGAGCAGCGGGCCCGCGCCATCTCCCTGGTCGTATGGGCGACCACCATCGGCGCGGTGATCGGCCCGAACATCGCGGCACCCGCCGGGCGCAGCGTCACCGGCCTCGGGATACCCGAGGCGGCGGGTCCGTTCCTGTGGGCGGCGGGGATCTTCCTGCTGTCCGCGGTCGTGGTGGCCGTACTGCTGCGGCCGGACCCACTGCTGACGGCGCGAGCCCTCGCACCGGCCGAGGAGCAGACGCCCGCCGGGCGCTCGCTGCGCGCCGGCATGGCGGCTGTGGCCGCCTCGCCGCGGGCCCGGCTGGCGATCGTGGCGGTCGCCGTGGCGCACACCGCGATGGTGTCGGTCATGTCGATGACCCCGGTCGACCTGGAGCATCACGGCGCCGGCATCGAGCTGATCGGCCTGGTCATCAGCGGCCACATCGCGGGCATGTACGCCTTCGCCCCACTGATGGGCCGGCTGTCGGACCGGCTGGGCCGGCTGTCCGGGATAGGGCTGGCCGTGGGGCTGCTGGCGTGCGCGGTGCTCCTCACCGGTACGGCGGGCGGCCGGCACGGGCAGACGGCGGCCGGCCTGTTCGTGCTGGGCCTGGGCTGGTCGGCCGGTCTGGTCTCGGGTTCGGCGCTGCTCACGGACTCCGTGCCGCAGGCCGCGCGGGCGGCCGCTCAGGGCCTGTCGGACCTCGTCATGAACGCTTCGGCGGGCATCGGCGGCGCGGCCGCGGGCCTGGTCGTCGCCACGGCGAGCTACGCGTGGCTGAACTTCTTCGCCGCCTGCCTGCTGCTGCCGCTGGCGGCGCTGGCCCTGTTCACGCGGGGCGGGCGGAGCAAGGCCGCCGCGGGCGACTGATCCGGCGCCCCCCCGGCCGAACAGGGGCTGTTCCAGGCCGTCATGGACGTTCGGCGGCCCGTGACCGCGTGACGGCTGGCCGGACGGCGCGAGCGGTAGCAGACTCGGATGTGCGCGCAGCCGCTGGTATCCGACTGGCTTCCGGAAGAGACGGGAGCCGAAGGGACGGAGATCACGCATGAGCGGAAACAGGGCAGTGGCGTATCTGAAGCCGGGCGCGGTCGAGGTCAGGACCATCGACTATCCGACGCTCGAGCTCAAGGACGGTCCAGGAGTCCACCCTGCCAACGTCGGCCGTGTCTGCCGGCACGGGGTGATCCTCAAGGTCCTCGCGACCAACATCTGCGGAAGCGACCAGCACATGGTGCGCGGGCGGACGACCGCGCCGGAGGGGCTGGTCCTCGGACACGAGATCACCGGGGAGATCGTCGAACGGGGCCCCGACGTCGAGTTCCTCGACGTGGGCGACATCGTCTCCGTACCGTTCAACATCGCCTGTGGGCGCTGCCGCAACTGCAAGGAGCGCAAGACCGGCATCTGTCTGAACGTCAACCCGGCCCGGCCGGGTGCCGCGTACGGCTATGTCGACATGGGCGGCTGGGTCGGGGGGCAGGCCGAGTACGTGATGGTCCCGTACGCGGACTTCAATGCGCTGAAGTTCCCCGACCGGGAGCAGGCGCTCGAGAAGCTGCTCGACCTGACCATGCTGTCGGACATCTTCCCGACCGGCTTCCACGGTGTGGTCAGTTCGGGTGCCGGTGTCGGGTCGACGGTGTACATCGCCGGGGCGGGCCCGGTGGGGCTCGCGGCCGCCGCCGCGGCGCAGCTGCTGGGCGCCGCCGTCGTCATCGTCGGCGACCTGAACGCCGAACGCCTCGCGCAGGCGCGCAGCTTCGGGTGCGAGACGGTCGACGTCTCACAGGGCACCGTCGAGGACCAGCTCGCGCAGATCCTCGGGGAGCCCGAGGTGGACGCCGCGGTCGACGCGGTCGGCTTCGAGGCCCGGGGCCACGGCAAGGACGCCGGGGAGGCGCCCGCCACGGTCCTCAACTCCCTGATGGGCATCACGCGCGCGGGTGGTGCGCTCGGCATTCCCGGCCTGTACGTCACGGACGACCCGGGCGGTGTCGACCAGGACGCGCAGACCGGCACGCTGAAGGTGCGCCTCGGTCTGGGCTGGGCGAAGAGCCACACCCTCACGACCGGGCAGTGCCCCGTCATGAAGTACCACCGGGGCCTGATGATGGCGATCCTGCACGAGCGGGTCCACATCGCGAAGGCGGTCAACGCCACCGTGATCGGCCTGGAGGACGCGCCGACCGGGTACGCCGAGTTCGACCAGGGCGCCAGCCGGAAGTACGTGCTCAACCCGCACGGGGCGCTGGACGGCGTACAGCCGGTCTGACGCCTGACCCGTGAGGAAGGGGGCCACGCGCGTGTGGCCCCCCTTTCGAGGTCCGCCGGTCCCGCCGGTCGGTCGTGGTCAGCCGGGGTCAGTCGTAGTGGCGGGCCTCAGTCGTAGTGGCGGGCCTCAGTCGTAGTGGCGGGCCTCGAAGACGTTGCCGTCGGGGTCGCGGAAGTAGAAACTCCGGGTGGCGTTCCCGCGGGCGCCGAAGGAGTTCTCCGAGACGTCCGACACCGGTGTGCCGCCTTCTTCGAGGCGGGTCCGCAGGGCGTCGAAGTCCTCGCCG containing:
- the fdhA gene encoding formaldehyde dehydrogenase, glutathione-independent, producing the protein MSGNRAVAYLKPGAVEVRTIDYPTLELKDGPGVHPANVGRVCRHGVILKVLATNICGSDQHMVRGRTTAPEGLVLGHEITGEIVERGPDVEFLDVGDIVSVPFNIACGRCRNCKERKTGICLNVNPARPGAAYGYVDMGGWVGGQAEYVMVPYADFNALKFPDREQALEKLLDLTMLSDIFPTGFHGVVSSGAGVGSTVYIAGAGPVGLAAAAAAQLLGAAVVIVGDLNAERLAQARSFGCETVDVSQGTVEDQLAQILGEPEVDAAVDAVGFEARGHGKDAGEAPATVLNSLMGITRAGGALGIPGLYVTDDPGGVDQDAQTGTLKVRLGLGWAKSHTLTTGQCPVMKYHRGLMMAILHERVHIAKAVNATVIGLEDAPTGYAEFDQGASRKYVLNPHGALDGVQPV
- a CDS encoding TerD family protein, which gives rise to MTVNMTKGQAISLQKNDGGSLTAVRMGLGWQAAPRRGLFGSRTREIDLDASAVLFADKQPVDVVFFRHLVSDDGSVRHTGDNLVGGVGQGGDDEAILVDLARIPVHIDQIVFTVNSFTGQTFQEVQNAFCRLVDETNGQELARYTLAGGGAYTAQIMAKVHRTGPGWTMTALGTPANGRTFQDLMPAILPHL
- a CDS encoding MFS transporter, which produces MTSVERAAVPVTPQDLAALRRRTSAVLMATQILGGLGVATGIALAAVLAKEVSGTESLSGLAPTATVAGTAVLSMPLAALMTARGRRPGLVLAYLIGALGAGVSVLAARAGSFPLLLFGLALFGAASSANLQARFAAADLAEPEQRARAISLVVWATTIGAVIGPNIAAPAGRSVTGLGIPEAAGPFLWAAGIFLLSAVVVAVLLRPDPLLTARALAPAEEQTPAGRSLRAGMAAVAASPRARLAIVAVAVAHTAMVSVMSMTPVDLEHHGAGIELIGLVISGHIAGMYAFAPLMGRLSDRLGRLSGIGLAVGLLACAVLLTGTAGGRHGQTAAGLFVLGLGWSAGLVSGSALLTDSVPQAARAAAQGLSDLVMNASAGIGGAAAGLVVATASYAWLNFFAACLLLPLAALALFTRGGRSKAAAGD
- the uvrB gene encoding excinuclease ABC subunit UvrB → MRPVSSIERTVAPFEVVSPYQPNGDQPAAIADLARRIEAGEKDVVLLGATGTGKSATTAWMIEKLQRPTLVMAPNKTLAAQLANEFRELLPNNAVEYFVSYYDYYQPEAYVPQSDTYIEKDSSINEEVERLRHSATNSLLTRRDVVVVASVSCIYGLGTPQEYVDRMVPLRVGEEIDRDQLLRRFVDIQYTRNDLAFTRGTFRVRGDTIEIFPVYEELAVRIEMFGDEIEALSTLHPLTGEIISDDEQLYVFPASHYVAGPERMERAVNDIEKELGERLAELEKQGKLLEAQRLRMRTTYDLEMLRQIGTCSGVENYSMHFDGREPGSPPNTLLDYFPDDFLLVIDESHVTVPQIGAMYEGDASRKRTLVDHGFRLPSALDNRPLKWEEFQERVGQTVYLSATPGTYELSRSDGQVEQIIRPTGLVDPQVVVKPTEGQIDDLVHEIRGRVEKDERVLVTTLTKKMAEDLTDYFLELGIQVRYLHSDVDTLRRVELLRELRAGEFDVLVGINLLREGLDLPEVSLVAILDADKEGFLRSGTSLIQTIGRAARNVSGEVHMYADKITPAMEKAIDETNRRREKQIAYNEERGIDPQPLRKKINDIVAQIAREDVDTEQLLGSGYRAKKDGRGTKAPVPSLGSKAAQAAKPAKGKAKAKETVPTDQPAAELAQQIEELTERMRAAAADLQFEIAARLRDEVSEMKKELRQMKEAGLA
- a CDS encoding glycerophosphodiester phosphodiesterase gives rise to the protein MHARAVAATTAALLGTAALLLPAPAAGAGVRAERPTVIAHRGASSYAPENTLAAVDKAAELGVEWVENDVQRTKDGELVVIHDDNLKRTTDAEEVFPGRSPWKVKDFTAAEIARLDAGSWFGPEFAGARVPTLQQFLDRTESHRQKLLLEIKNPALYPGIEQQTLKVLGDEGWLDASHLAGRLIVQSFSADSVRAVHDLLPTVKTGFLGTPSVADLSRYAAFADQINPSYTTVSPGYVSSVHAFDGPHGGPLEVFTWTVNDADTARQVAGYGVDGIITNSPDVVRDAFPAA
- a CDS encoding TerD family protein gives rise to the protein MTAELVRGQNHPLSQSRLEIRVSAGTPMVAAATLGDEQGRIHGVEWVAHPGTPTLPGLEVSRQAAADHRLAVDLDAMPEAVHRISVLLALPTGVGGPTRFGAVPAPFVAVTGLDGTELVSYTVAGLDSESAVVALELYRRQDAWKVRAIGQGYAGGLADLFTDQGLAQAGQLAGGIHEAVAQGVARSVPAPPSRPDGDRSRQPAAPALGPDQSGPASAPNSVPQQPTSPYGTQPPGASGQPAPQPPYQGGSGAGDGAQQSAPTSGGGIDYSHPRRQTSAPPPPPPTAPPAEPGRPPQPVAGDATGWSMEERLYNQVWGMFEDLARTTAAYRSAVDFAESRMEKELDQVLSDPRSRIGGQGDAAREAAQARHTELVNQARAALDRDMAQLTAESEVVEPALPPAFARWDNPAWHAYRVPMEIPMAVRLGDLHLPESADLRIPMLIRLPLERGLWIDSGRAASLDGSFTDAHDLRRLAMDTAVAHAARLLAVYPAGEFTVHVIDPAGSGAQALAPLVQTGVLAGPPAAGAAGVADVLARLTERVDLVQMALRGGAPDALPPGFDTSQQLLIVNDFPHGFDDRAVTQLRYLADEGPAVGVHLMMVADREDAAGYGPLLDPLWRALLRLTPVPDDHLADPWVGHAWTHVPPLVPPGSQVLQQVLTQVATARAKHW
- a CDS encoding MHYT domain-containing protein; the protein is MQGTVDGFSYGIVTPLVAYLMACLGGALGLRCTTRSMLVARSWRPAWLALGSAAIGSGIWTMHFIAMMGFTVDGTPIHYDKPMTFASLALAIVMVGIGIFIVGSRGARGTALFTGGTITGLGIASMHYLGMAGLRLDGRLEYNTLTVAASVVIAMLAATAALWAAGQVRGVLWSVGASLVMGLAASGMHYTGMAALRVHVHGTGAGGPGDSPASLLAPMLVGPLAFLLLAGAVMIFGPKTVLGRPEEAPAEEKPGVPARAVVPRQIRRPAQTARRTVQRAPRTPQNH
- a CDS encoding methylated-DNA--[protein]-cysteine S-methyltransferase, whose amino-acid sequence is MDSHGQDEQRVVWAVVGTAIGPLMLAATPDGLVSVVFHATPQVCGKTLERLASRLGAEPVEDPGSALLAEPIRQLEEYFAGRRRDFELPLDWSLISGFNRQVLRELASSVPFGAVVGYGDLAGRVGQPGAAQAVGMAMGANPLPVVVPCHRVVESDGGIGGFGGGLETKRKLLALEGVLPEPLF